The Candidatus Eremiobacteraceae bacterium nucleotide sequence GTCGTACGGATGCGACAGCTGGCGGACGAGAACACGCGACTCAAGCGCGTCGTCGCGAACCTGACGCTTGAGAACGACGCGATCAAGGATCTGCTCGCAAAAAACTTCCCGGGCCCTCAGCGCGGAAGGAAGCGGTGAGGGCCCTGCAAGCCCGAGGCCTCAGCCAACGCCGAGCATGCCGCGCCGCGCGCTGTCCGCGATCGACAGCGCAGCGACAAAGCTTGCGCCAGCAACCACCAGGGTTGGTCGACGAACTCCACCGCCAAGCGGCGCGGCATCGGCGCCGCGGCTATAAGTTCTTGAACCTGCAAGTCCGCAAGGCCGGCTTTCCTGTCAACCACAAGCGCGTGTATCGCCTGTATCGACAGCACCAACTGCAGATTCGACGCCGACGGCGGCGCAAGCTTCGCTACGCGCGCGGACCGGCGCAACCGCCGGCGGCTCGGCCCAACGACTTGTGGTCACTTGATTTCGTCCACGACCAGGTCCGCTGGGGTCGCCGCTTTCGGGTGCTGACGATCCTCGACGAGTGCTCGCGCTTCTCGCCAGAGATCGAAGCCGACACATCCTTGCCGAGCGGACGCGTGATCGCCGTCCTCGAGCAGCTTGCCACGCGGTTCGGGTTACCTAAAACGATGAAGTTCGACAACGGGCCCGAGTTCGCAAGCCTCAAGCTGGCGCGCTGGGCGGCCGAGCGCAGCATCGAAGTGCATTTCATCGATCCGGGCAAGCCGATGCAGAACGGCCACATCGAGAGCTTCAACTCGCGCTTGCGCGAGGAATGCCTGAACGAACACGACTTCGCGAATCTCGCCGAAGCCCGTGCGACGATCAAAGCATGGCATCGGTTCTACAACTACGAACGAGAGCACAGCGCGATCGGCAACGTCACCCCGTTCGCGTATCTTCAAGCCCACTTAGGAGACCAACTGAGCCCAGAGAAGTCACAGTAGCGCATGGCCTCGCTCTGGGGGTCAGCGCAGTTGTATTCCGGATGGTTCCTTAGTGAGAAGCGTTCGTACCGAGTGTATCTCTTCGCCATCTCAGCCTCGCAAGAACTGACTCAGTCAAGATAAAAGACCGGCCGCATCGCTGCGGCCGGCCTCCAAAATAATCCGGCACCTACCTACTCTCCCAAAGACCCTGCGGTCTCAGTACCATCGGCGTTAGCGGGCTTAACTGCCGTGTTCGGAATGGGAACGGGTGTGGCCCCACCACCATCGGCACCGGAAACTTTTCGGGAATCGCTGTTCCCTGAAAACTGCATAGCGGTGATGTTGTGAATCGTGACGTCTTCCGTGTTTATGAGTGCAAGTGAATAACTCTCCGACTGATTAGTACCGGTCAGCTGCACGGATTACTCCGCTTCTACCTCCGGCCTATCAACCTAGTGGACTACTAGGAGTCTTCACCTTGCGGATCCAGACCTTATCTTGGAGTCTACTTCACGCTTAGATGCTTTCAGCGTTTATTAGATCCGTACGTGGCTACCCGGCTCTGCCGTTGGCACGACAACCGGTTCACTAGCGGTACGTCCAACCCGGTCCTCTCGTACTAGGGTCAGCGCTCCTCAAGTCTGTAACGCCCACAGCGGATAGGGACCGAACTGTCTCACGACGTTCTGAACCCAGATCGCGTACCGCTTTAACCGGCGAACAGCCGGACCCTTGGGACCTACTACAGCCCCAGGATGCGACGATCCGACATCGAGGTGCCAAACCTCCCCGTCGATGTGGCAATCTACGATCTCTCGTAGCTTAGACTATACCTTCATCTCTTTCGAGATGGTGACGTATTATGGGAGCGATAGATTTGCGTCCGAAGACGCAGCGCTTCCATCTCTCGCACGCCGGCGAGAAGTCGTTACGGGGAAAATGCGCATAGCATGTTCAGCGTAGTAAACTGAACGAAGCTCGTATTTCTACGGCGAATTTTTCTTCCCTCGGTATTGCCCAATTGCTTGGGGTCCACCGATATGAGTCACTATTACCCATTCGATCGCTCGAATGGCGAGCCCATTTACGAACTCTTGGGGGAGATAAGCCTGTTATCCCCGGGGTAGCTTTTATCCGTTAAGCGATGGCTCTTCCATACAAAACCACCGGATCACTTAGCCCAACTTTCGTTCCTGCTCGACATGTACGTCTCGCAGTTAAGCCGACTTCTGCCTATGCACTCTTACGGTTGATTTCCGACCAACCTGAGTCGACCTTTGGGCGCCTCCGTTACTCTTTGGGAGGCGACCGCCCCAGTCAAACTGCCCGCCTGACCATGTCCACCGACCGGATAACGGCCGCATGTTAGAATCCCGAGATCAACAGAGTGGTATCTCAACGTTGGCTCCATCGAGTCCGAGGGCCCGACTTCAAAGCCTCCCACCTATCCTGCGCAGTCGATCTCAAAATCCAAGATCAGGGTACAGTAAAGCTCCACGGGGTCTTTCCGTCCTGCTGCGGGTAACGGGCATCTTCACCCGTATTGCAACTTCGCCGAGCCCCCCATTGAGACAGTGCCCAAGTCGTTACGCCATTCGTGCAGGTCGGAACTTCATGTATCTCCACGGTTTCCCGCGGCATAGACTATACGTTCACCTGATCGCAGCGAGCTGAGTATCTCGCTGCCGATGGACTTGCCATCACGGATTGGATCAGGGCCGGCGTGTTATGGAGCTTGGAGACTCCATCCGAGGATCTCAACCCTCGAGTCGTTACGGGGATCCGAGTGCGAACTCGGATCTTACCCTCGGTATTACCCGCGGCGCACCTGCATGCGCCGTGAGGGCTCCACCGATTTGAGCCGGTTAATCGAGCAGCGTCGCCGCTGCTCCGGGCAATGTTACTTACCCGACAAGGAATTTCGCTCGATTAGTCTTCGGTGTTTCCATCGAAGTCGGACTTTATCATAAACGAACCTCTATTCATCTCTTTTGCGATCGCGTGGATCTTCTCAACGCCATCGCTTGTGAGATGAACTCCCGCCTTCATCAGAAGCAGAATACGTCGGAACTTTCGAAAGTCGACGTTCTTCTTCGTCTTAAGCGGGTGCTCGACGAAAAATGGAATGATGTTTTCCAGTAGATGGCCTTGCCCTCGCACTCTGTACGCCATTCGATCTCCGTGGTTCGATCGAACCACGCCACAACCGAAGTACGCCTTGAGAGCGTGAAGGATCTGGACATCTCGCTGGTGTTGTACGACGGTGAACTCAGGTAACACCTGATACCGTGCTGTCATTTCAGCGTTCGGATTGATTCCGACGTGAAAGCAGCCTTCGCCGTCCACAAACCCAACAATCCATTGCGGGTCAAGCTTCAATGGTCCGTTCCCGAACGTTAAGTCTCTGAGGATTCCCGAGACGGATCTCGGGCCTTTCCTGCGGATTGTCCCCATGTCCGTCGGATTGTTACTGCCGACTTGCGCCGGCGAGTACCGATCAGTTTTGGAGGAGTTTCCCGCATATGGTTCGGTTTGACTAAGGCTAGCAAATTGTAACCTTAGGACCGTTATAGTTACGGCCGCCGTTTACTGGGGCTTCAATTCAATGCGTCGCCTTGCGGCTAACATCTCCTTTTAACCTTCCAGCACCGGGCAGGCGTCAGCCCCTATACGTCCGCTTTCGCGTTTGCAGAGACCTGTGTTTTTGTTAAACAGTCGCTTGGGCCTATTCACTGCGACCTTTTCGCGCCATTACAGTAAATGCATGTACGCTACTCAGGCACCCCTTTTCCCGAAGTTACGGGGCTAATTTGCCGAGTTCCTTAACAGGGGTTCTCTCGTCGCCTTGGCATTCTCTGCCAGTCTACCGGTGTCGGATTGCGGTACGGGCACCAATGGCCCTTGCTAGACGCTTTTCTTGGCAGTTGAGTATTGTCCGCTTCGCCGCCTTACGTTGGCTCGTCATCGCTTCTCGGGTTTCGGTCTTAACCGGATCACGGATTTACCTATGATCCACCCTACATGCTTAAACACCCATCCAATAGGGTGCCGGACTAACTTCCTGCGTCACGCCTTCGCTTCTCGATTCAATCCTTAACGGCGTGTGATCGTCGCCGAGCTTTCGCTCGGCATACCACACATCGTTAAGAAGAGAATCAAACGGGATCGGTGGTAGCAGAATATGAACTGCTTGTCCATCGCCTACGCTTCTCAGCCTCGGCTTAGGTCCCGACTAACCCTGGGATGATAAACAGCGCCCAGGAAACCTTAGACTTACGGCGGTGAGGTTTCTCACCTCACTTTACGCTACTAATTCCGGCATTCGCACTTCTGGTTCGTCCACGCGTCCTCGCGGTCGCGCTTCAGCCTACAACAGAACGCTCCTCTACCAAAGGACACCGGTAAACCGGCGTCCAGTCCGTAGCTTCGGTGCATGACTTGAGCCCCGTTACGTTTTCGGCGCAGAACCACTCGACCAGTGAGCTATTACGCACTCTTTCAAGGGTGGCTGCTTCTAAGCCAACCTCCTGGTTGTTATCGCGGTCCTACTTCCTTTCCCACTTAGTCATGTCTTGGGGACCTTAGCTGACGATCTGGCCTGTTTGCCTTTTGACGACGGACCTTATCGCTCGCCGTCTGACTCCCGAAATGTACGCCGCAGTATTCGGAGTTTGATGGGGTTCAGTAACCTGGTAAGGCCCCTAGCCCTGTCAGTGCTCTACCCCTGCGGTTTAAATCTCGAGGCTAGCCCTAGAACTATTTCGAGGAGAACCAGCTATCTCTGAGTTCGATTGGCTTTTCACCCCTATCCACAGCTCATCCAACGTTTTTGCAACAACGACAGGTTCGGCCCTCCACGCAAGTTTAATTGCGCTTCAGCCTGGCCATGGATAGATCACCCAGTTTCGGGTCTAATGCTGCAGACGATATACGCCCATTTCAGACTCGCTTTCGCTAAGGCTCCGGGTTTTAAGGCCCTTAACCCGCCTGCAACATTAACTCGCCGGATCATTACACAAAAGGCACGCGATCAGGCATTCCGCTTGCGCGGCATAGCCCTTTCACGGCTTGTAAGCACACGGTTTCAGGTTCTCTTTCACTCCCCTCCCGGGGTTCTTTTCGCCTTTCCCTCACGGTACTGGTTCACTATCGGTCACTAAGGAATACTTAGCCTTGGATGATGGTCCACCCAGATTCCCTCGGGGTTTCTCGTGCCCCGAAGTACTTAGGAGACGTCGCGGGAGATCGGTATGCGTTCGCGCACGAGGCTATCACTCTCTATGGCCGACCTTTCCAGGTCAGTTCCGCTTGCGTCCGATTTTGTAACTCCCGCTCCGATCGCCAGATCGAAGACGACGTTCCTGCAACCCCGATACAACTAACACTGGCGTGAATCACGCTGCATCGGTTTAGGCTCTTCCGCGTTCGCTCGCCACTACTAGCGGAGTCTCGGTTGATGTCCTTTCCTGTGGGTACTTAGATGTTTCAGTTCCCCACGTGCCCTTCGCCTGAGCTATCTTTTTCACTCAGGGATGACCAGCTTTAGACTGGCCGGGTTGCCCCATTCAGAAATCTCCGGATCATCGCTCGTAGCCAGCTACCCGGAGCTTATCGCAGGTTACCACGTCTTTCATCGGCCTTAGTGCCTAGGCATCCACCTGTGTGCTCTTACTTGAGTTATTCACTCATAGTTT carries:
- a CDS encoding IS3 family transposase; this translates as MRALQARGLSQRRACRAARCPRSTAQRQSLRQQPPGLVDELHRQAARHRRRGYKFLNLQVRKAGFPVNHKRVYRLYRQHQLQIRRRRRRKLRYARGPAQPPAARPNDLWSLDFVHDQVRWGRRFRVLTILDECSRFSPEIEADTSLPSGRVIAVLEQLATRFGLPKTMKFDNGPEFASLKLARWAAERSIEVHFIDPGKPMQNGHIESFNSRLREECLNEHDFANLAEARATIKAWHRFYNYEREHSAIGNVTPFAYLQAHLGDQLSPEKSQ